A genomic stretch from Aedes albopictus strain Foshan chromosome 2, AalbF5, whole genome shotgun sequence includes:
- the LOC109417943 gene encoding cuticle protein 63 — translation MFAKIISASIPQIFIAALAIVAVSAKPGLVAAPLAYSAPLVAAAGPAVVTAQSSQFIARNYNGIAPLAYTAAYTAAAPVAYAAPAAYAAAPFAAAAYTAPVLL, via the exons ATGTTCGCCAAGATC ATCTCTGCTTCTATTCCCCAGATCTTCATTGCCGCCCTCGCCATTGTCGCCGTGAGTGCCAAGCCCGGTCTTGTGGCCGCCCCGCTGGCTTACTCCGCTCCACTGGTGGCCGCCGCTGGTCCAGCTGTGGTGACCGCTCAGAGCTCCCAGTTCATTGCCCGTAACTACAACGGAATCGCTCCTCTGGCCTACACCGCCGCTTACACTGCTGCCGCTCCGGTTGCCTATGCTGCCCCAGCTGCTTATGCTGCCGCTCCATTTGCCGCTGCCGCCTATACTGCTCCAGTTCTGCTGTGA